A single window of Macadamia integrifolia cultivar HAES 741 unplaced genomic scaffold, SCU_Mint_v3 scaffold2233, whole genome shotgun sequence DNA harbors:
- the LOC122066099 gene encoding peroxisomal 2,4-dienoyl-CoA reductase [(3E)-enoyl-CoA-producing]-like has protein sequence MESPFKSDILKGKVALLTGGGSGIGFEIATQFGKHGASVAIMGRRKQVLDSAVAALQSHGIRAVGFNGDVRKREDAVRVLESTVKHFGRLDILVNNAAGNFLVSAEDLSPNGFRTEIQFDVPVFCCFTVTKHKR, from the exons atggagtccCCATTCAAGAGCGATATACTGAAAGGAAAGGTTGCCCTTTTGACAGGCGGAGGCTCAGGTATTGGGTTCGAGATAGCCACTCAGTTCGGTAAGCATGGCGCCTCGGTTGCGATCATGGGCAGACGCAAGCAAGTTTTAGACTCTGCTGTTGCTGCTCTCCAATCCCACGGAATTCGG GCTGTTGGGTTTAATGGAGATGTTCGCAAGAGGGAAGATGCAGTCAGAGTTTTAGAGTCAACTGTTAAGCATTTTGGCAGGCTTGATATTCTTGTGAACAATGCAGCTGGCAATTTTCTTGTGAGTGCAGAGGATTTATCCCCTAATGGGTTTCGCACAG AGATTCAGTTTGATGTTCCAGTTTTTTGCTGCTTTACTGTGACTAAACATAAAAGATAG